In Panicum virgatum strain AP13 chromosome 5K, P.virgatum_v5, whole genome shotgun sequence, the genomic window AGAACCATGTGAGCGTGACGGCAATAAGGTCCTTCCCAGCGAGGATGAACCCCACTGCAGTGTCACGCAGGAACTGGGTCTTCTGCTGCTCACTCATGCTGGCATCCAAGGTCACTTTCATGTACATGGAGAGTATATCTGCCTGGCTCCCATCACTCACCTGTGCCTTCCGTTTGGCAATCTCCTCATAGATGAACTGATTGACCACCACCTTTGCATCGGCAAGTTTTTTCTCTGTCCCAACATTGAGCCACCTCAAGAGCTTCCACAACCTCGATGGAACAAGGTGTCTGACCAGCAttgcctcctctgcttcctttGTGGCACGGCCAAACACAGGCATCGGAGCAGACACCGATAAGCAGTCAAGGTCAGCAGCAAACACCATAGAGTACGAGACATCGAGCGAGAGCCTCATGAAAACACCCTCCAGCTCAACCTCTGAACTGTGCTTAGCCATGTGGTCAAGGTAAGGTAGCAAGACAGTACCAACCTTCCTTGCGATTATGGACATCGCAAAAGACCGAAAGGTATGGGCACCGAAGATGGTTGTCGCCACACGGCGCTGATATTCCCAGGAATCAGAGTCTGCCACAAGGAGCCCATCGCCAAGAATGTCAAACATCTCAGCAAACTCTCTACCTTTTGGATACTTCTCGAAGTGGGTGTTAAGGCAGTGGTTGACTGTGGCTGGATCGCAGGTTATCAAGATGTTCATGTCCAGCCACCATGGACCGAGGAACATGAACGTGCACCCGGCCTCACGTAGCAGACCCGCA contains:
- the LOC120705777 gene encoding noroxomaritidine synthase-like — protein: MGPFWSFIPSYPEVFLAIICFFGLSIFRLIRQSQKSSLPLNWPVVRMLPFLVVNRHCIHDKVAGLLREAGCTFMFLGPWWLDMNILITCDPATVNHCLNTHFEKYPKGREFAEMFDILGDGLLVADSDSWEYQRRVATTIFGAHTFRSFAMSIIARKVGTVLLPYLDHMAKHSSEVELEGVFMRLSLDVSYSMVFAADLDCLSVSAPMPVFGRATKEAEEAMLVRHLVPSRLWKLLRWLNVGTEKKLADAKVVVNQFIYEEIAKRKAQVSDGSQADILSMYMKVTLDASMSEQQKTQFLRDTAVGFILAGKDLIAVTLTWFFYMMCKHPNVEARILEELKGLKSSTWPGNFSVFECDELRSAIYLQAALLETLRLFPATPFEEKEAHVDDVLPNGTKVTKGTRVIFSLYAMGRIKGIWGKDCMEFRPERWISKSGRLRHEPSYKFLSFNSGPRSCIGKDLGLSNMKMTAASIIHNFKVELVDDHAVMPQSSVILHTQNGMMVRLKRRAAA